A stretch of DNA from Brevibacillus ruminantium:
GAAGCAGCTCTGTTTGACACAGGCAGCTTGATCCGGCGGCGCTGAAAAAGGTTGTTGCTGATCAGGGCCATAATGATGAAAAACGTGCCGCCTGCGTCGTAGACGGTGATCGAATGTCCTTGGGCAAGGGAGATGAGAAAAGTCGTAACCGGTACAAAATTGATAAACAGGATACCGTTGATCGGCGAGAGCAGCTTGATCCCGGCATTCCAGCAAAGCAGAGCAAGGATGCCGGCGAAGATGATCATAAAGCTGAGTTCCAACCCGACAGAGCTGATCGTCTCCAGCGTGGGGACCCGCAAAACCCCCAGGGCTGTCAGCAGCAGGACGATGGTCAGGGAGGTAGCTGTCCCCAGTACACAGCTCAAGGCTGAGTAGCGCAGAACCGACCAGGAACCAAACTGATTGCCGCCGATCGTATAGATGACCCAGCCGAGCACTCCCAGGAGGATCAGGAGTACAGGAAAAAGCCTGTCTCCGCCGAGAAGAAACGAGCGGAAATCACCCTTGGTGATCACCATAAAGCAGCCCACGAGAGCAAGCGCGATGCAGCCGATGGTAAAGGGCTGAGGCTTCTGTCCTCGATAAAGCCATAGGACGAGTACGGAAAGCATCGGCATGAGCGCTTCCATGACAGAGGCGAGAATTACCCCGGAGCTGCCGAGCTGATTTTGCCCCCAGAATACAAGCAGATTATATATCGTAAAGGCCATCGTACCGAAAAACCAGAGAGACACGCCCCGGCCTTCCAGCCGCAGTGCCGCTTTGCCTTCTTTGATCCAGAGGA
This window harbors:
- a CDS encoding DMT family transporter, yielding MNKQHLIKGAFLCLFASVAWGAMFPVAENAFVHLDPFYFSVIRYTVVSLILLALLWIKEGKAALRLEGRGVSLWFFGTMAFTIYNLLVFWGQNQLGSSGVILASVMEALMPMLSVLVLWLYRGQKPQPFTIGCIALALVGCFMVITKGDFRSFLLGGDRLFPVLLILLGVLGWVIYTIGGNQFGSWSVLRYSALSCVLGTATSLTIVLLLTALGVLRVPTLETISSVGLELSFMIIFAGILALLCWNAGIKLLSPINGILFINFVPVTTFLISLAQGHSITVYDAGGTFFIIMALISNNLFQRRRIKLPVSNRAASH